In the genome of Fulvivirga maritima, one region contains:
- the dnaJ gene encoding molecular chaperone DnaJ has translation MAKRDFYEILGVDKSASQDEIKKAYRKVAIKFHPDKNPDNPEAEEKFKEAAEAYEVLGDAEKRQRYDRFGHAGMNGGGFGGGGAGGMNMEDIFSQFGDIFGGGGSPFDSFFGGGGGRGRRQRKGSNLRIKLKLNLQEIAEGVEKKIKVNRLVKADGVTFKTCTTCQGTGQVRKAVNTMLGQMVSTSTCPTCGGSGQLVDQRPPGVDSSGLQSKEEVISIKIPAGVSDGIQLSMSGKGNEAPGGGIPGDLLIVIEEKEDEELVREGNNIVYDLYVSFIDAALGTSVEVPTIGGKARIKIDAGTQSGKILRLRGKGISDLNGYGKGDQLIHVNVWTPKHLSSDEKSKLESLRDSENFQPNPGKNDKSIFGKMREFFE, from the coding sequence ATGGCTAAGAGAGATTTTTACGAAATACTAGGTGTAGACAAGTCTGCTTCTCAGGATGAGATTAAAAAAGCTTATCGTAAAGTGGCTATAAAATTTCACCCAGACAAGAACCCTGATAACCCTGAAGCTGAAGAGAAATTTAAAGAAGCAGCAGAGGCTTATGAGGTATTAGGCGATGCAGAGAAAAGACAGCGCTACGACAGATTCGGTCATGCCGGAATGAATGGCGGTGGCTTCGGCGGCGGCGGTGCCGGAGGGATGAACATGGAAGACATTTTCTCTCAATTTGGTGATATATTTGGAGGTGGCGGTAGCCCCTTTGATAGTTTCTTTGGTGGCGGTGGTGGCCGTGGCCGTCGTCAGCGTAAAGGATCTAACTTAAGAATAAAACTAAAACTCAACCTCCAGGAAATAGCTGAAGGTGTAGAGAAAAAAATAAAGGTAAACAGGCTGGTTAAAGCTGATGGCGTAACCTTTAAAACCTGTACCACCTGCCAAGGTACTGGTCAGGTACGTAAAGCTGTCAATACAATGTTAGGCCAAATGGTTTCTACCAGCACCTGCCCTACTTGTGGTGGCTCAGGCCAATTGGTAGATCAAAGACCTCCAGGGGTAGACAGCTCAGGCTTACAGTCTAAAGAAGAAGTTATTTCTATTAAAATACCTGCAGGTGTTAGTGATGGCATTCAGCTTTCTATGTCTGGCAAAGGAAATGAAGCGCCAGGCGGAGGCATACCAGGAGACTTGCTCATAGTAATAGAGGAGAAAGAAGATGAAGAACTGGTAAGAGAGGGTAATAATATAGTCTATGACTTATACGTAAGCTTTATAGATGCCGCTTTAGGAACTTCTGTAGAAGTACCTACCATAGGAGGTAAGGCTCGCATAAAAATAGATGCTGGAACTCAAAGTGGAAAGATATTAAGACTGAGAGGTAAAGGTATTTCTGATCTTAATGGATATGGAAAAGGAGATCAGCTGATCCATGTTAACGTTTGGACTCCTAAGCACCTTTCTTCAGACGAGAAATCGAAGCTGGAAAGCCTTCGAGATTCAGAAAACTTCCAGCCAAATCCTGGGAAAAATGATAAGAGCATATTCGGAAAGATGAGAGAATTCTTCGAATAA
- a CDS encoding ABC transporter ATP-binding protein, which yields MEALNVSNISKRYAEHTALDNVSISISPQRIYGLLGPNGAGKTTLIRIINQIIAADEGEILINGEKLSQKHIATIGYLPEERGLYKKMKVGEQLVYLGQLRDLSRKEAIQKSKAWTKKLGIFDWWNKKIEDLSKGMAQKIQFISTVLHEPKLIILDEPFSGFDPVNANLIKDEILELREKGSTIIFSTHRMESVEELCDDIALINKSKLILSGTKKDIKNSYRSSTYIVEHKGPIENLSAEYSMQSQVTTEDNLQKSIIQMPVEYSPNQLLSSLINNTEVHSFIEKIPSVSEIFISLVEGGSHE from the coding sequence TTGGAAGCACTTAATGTATCAAACATTAGCAAGAGATATGCGGAACATACCGCTCTTGATAATGTAAGCATAAGCATCTCTCCTCAGCGAATATATGGCCTACTCGGACCCAATGGCGCAGGAAAGACCACCCTTATCCGCATTATCAACCAAATAATAGCGGCAGACGAGGGAGAAATACTCATAAACGGAGAAAAGTTATCTCAAAAACACATAGCCACTATCGGCTATTTACCTGAAGAAAGGGGCCTTTATAAAAAAATGAAGGTAGGTGAACAGCTGGTATATCTTGGTCAGCTCAGAGACCTGTCACGTAAAGAAGCTATCCAAAAAAGTAAGGCTTGGACAAAAAAACTAGGCATTTTTGATTGGTGGAATAAAAAGATAGAAGACCTTTCAAAAGGAATGGCTCAAAAAATTCAGTTCATCTCCACGGTCCTGCATGAACCTAAACTGATCATTCTTGATGAACCTTTCTCTGGTTTTGATCCTGTTAATGCTAACCTCATTAAAGATGAAATTCTTGAGCTTAGAGAAAAAGGCAGCACTATCATTTTCTCCACCCACAGAATGGAGTCAGTGGAGGAATTGTGCGATGACATAGCACTGATTAATAAATCAAAACTCATTCTATCAGGCACTAAAAAGGATATTAAAAACTCCTATAGGTCCAGCACCTACATAGTGGAGCATAAAGGTCCTATAGAGAATTTATCTGCTGAATATTCCATGCAAAGCCAGGTCACCACAGAAGATAACCTTCAAAAAAGTATCATTCAAATGCCCGTAGAATATAGCCCCAATCAATTGCTTTCTTCGCTCATAAATAACACCGAAGTACATTCATTTATAGAGAAAATTCCTAGTGTAAGCGAAATATTTATCTCATTAGTGGAAGGAGGCAGCCATGAATAA
- a CDS encoding ABC transporter permease: MNKMFLILQREFLSRVKKKSFLLTTILVPLIFPLIIGTVFYFIKKEDDTAKQKTVQVLDESHSLNMDSLAKFKFIPVTGNLDQAKEAFKESDDFALLYIPDYDLENPEGFTLYAKSNTHFSTVNELEAKIRESVKEKKLQAYQVDTEILEKLKTRIDLKSLNVSEGGEKENDAGISFIIGYVTGFLIYIFMFAYGGQVMQGVIEEKSSKIVEVIVSTVKPFQLMMGKILGVAAVGLFQVIIWIVLVSTFSLIASAVFGIDMSQSSQMADAAQQASTSPEAEKLMRLIASIPITQIVLTFIFYFIGGYLLYGSLFAAIGSAVDTPAEAQQFMMPIMMPLIVGIIGMSSVVNNPDGAVSFWLSIIPFTSPIIMMGRIGFGVPWWELALSMGLLIAGFIGTVWLSGRIYRVGILMHGVKVNYKTLAKWFMMKN, encoded by the coding sequence ATGAATAAGATGTTCCTTATTTTACAAAGAGAATTTCTCAGTAGAGTAAAAAAGAAGTCATTTTTACTTACGACCATACTTGTACCTCTTATTTTCCCGCTCATTATAGGTACGGTCTTCTATTTCATAAAAAAGGAAGATGATACTGCTAAGCAAAAAACTGTGCAGGTACTAGATGAAAGCCACAGCTTGAATATGGACAGCCTGGCTAAGTTTAAGTTTATACCCGTAACAGGCAATTTAGATCAGGCCAAAGAAGCATTTAAAGAAAGTGATGATTTCGCCCTACTCTACATTCCAGATTATGATCTGGAAAATCCTGAAGGTTTCACGCTTTACGCTAAAAGCAATACTCATTTTAGCACCGTAAATGAGTTGGAAGCCAAAATCAGAGAATCTGTAAAAGAGAAAAAACTACAGGCTTACCAAGTAGATACTGAGATTTTAGAAAAACTAAAGACTAGAATAGACCTTAAATCGCTAAATGTAAGCGAGGGCGGTGAAAAGGAAAATGATGCAGGTATTTCTTTCATTATTGGCTACGTTACTGGTTTCCTCATCTACATTTTCATGTTTGCGTATGGCGGCCAGGTAATGCAAGGTGTTATTGAAGAAAAGAGCAGTAAAATAGTAGAAGTAATAGTCTCCACTGTGAAGCCTTTCCAGCTTATGATGGGTAAAATACTAGGAGTAGCCGCTGTAGGACTATTTCAGGTCATCATCTGGATTGTGTTGGTCAGTACCTTTTCTCTAATAGCAAGTGCTGTTTTCGGGATAGATATGTCTCAATCTTCACAGATGGCAGATGCTGCACAACAAGCCAGCACTTCACCTGAAGCGGAAAAGCTCATGAGATTGATAGCTTCAATTCCTATTACTCAAATAGTTCTTACTTTCATATTTTATTTCATAGGTGGCTATTTATTATACGGCTCTCTATTTGCAGCCATAGGCTCAGCAGTAGATACTCCGGCAGAGGCTCAGCAATTTATGATGCCCATAATGATGCCTCTAATTGTTGGTATCATTGGTATGAGCAGTGTAGTAAATAACCCAGATGGAGCGGTTAGCTTCTGGCTATCCATTATACCATTTACTTCACCTATCATTATGATGGGCCGCATTGGTTTCGGAGTGCCTTGGTGGGAGCTTGCCTTATCTATGGGACTACTCATAGCCGGATTTATTGGCACTGTATGGCTTTCGGGCAGAATTTACCGAGTAGGCATACTTATGCACGGCGTGAAAGTGAACTATAAAACTCTGGCTAAATGGTTTATGATGAAAAATTAA